A single window of Mycosarcoma maydis chromosome 1, whole genome shotgun sequence DNA harbors:
- a CDS encoding mitochondrial 54S ribosomal protein bL35m (related to 50S ribosomal protein L35) — protein sequence MVFASTSRLFASFASLTSTRAFSGMRRVSWGRSSSRLTNEDCARTMRQFSSSRIADASPRTKHLAQHGSGAKLKSHSGTKKRWTPLGSGSGKAYQLTFKRGLAGKSHLNSHMPRDRLNNLGGTALSPRGRINRTLRRLLGPSL from the coding sequence ATGGTGTTtgcatcgacgtcaaggCTGTTTGCGAGCTTTGCAAGCTTGACAAGCACACGTGCTTTTAGCGGGATGCGCAGAGTTTCTTGGGGTAGATCTAGCTCTAGGCTGACAAACGAGGATTGTGCTAGAACGATGCGCCAGTTTTCATCATCAAGGATCGCAGACGCAAGTCCACGCACCAAACACCTCGCACAGCACGGTAGCGGTGCCAAGCTGAAATCGCATTCAGGGACCAAGAAGCGATGGACGCCGCTTGGAAGCGGCAGTGGAAAGGCATACCAGCTCACATTCAAACGTGGCCTCGCCGGAAAGAGCCATCTCAACTCTCACATGCCCCGAGACAGACTCAACAACCTCGGCGGTACAGCTTTGAGCCCCAGAGGCCGCATCAACAGGACTTTGAGAAGACTTCTCGGCCCCAGCCTGTAA